From one Staphylococcus kloosii genomic stretch:
- the qoxB gene encoding cytochrome aa3 quinol oxidase subunit I has product MNFPWDQLLVHGNWMITMAQIGAPFMIIALVAVITYFKLWKYLYREWFTSIDHKKIGAMYIICAVLMFVRGGIDALLIRTQLTLPDNKFLESNHYNEIFSTHGVIMIIFMAMPFIFGLWNVVVPLQIGARDVAFPVLNNVSFWLFFSGMLLFNLSFIVGGSPAAGWTNYAPLAGEFSPGPGVNYYLVAIQISGLGTLMTGINFFVTILRCKTPTMKFMEMPMFTVTTFITALIVILAFPVLTVALALFTTDRIFDTAFFSVAHGGMPMLWANFFWVWGHPEVYIVILPAFGVYSEIIPTFARKRLFGHQSMVWATAGIAFLSFLVWVHHFFTMGNGALINSFFSITTMMIGIPTGVKLFNWLFTLYQGRISFESPMLWALAFIPNFLLGGVTGVMLAMAAADYQYHNTYFLVAHFHYTLVTGVVFACLGGLIYWYPKMTGYKLNETLNKWCFWLFMIGFNVCFLPQFVLGLDGMPRRLYTYMPEDGWWLLNVISTIGALLMAVGFMFLVASIVYSHFTSPREATGDNWDGLGRTLEWSTASAMPPKYNFAITPDWNDYDTFVNMKEHGRHYLDNHNYSEIHMPNNTPVGFWMGIFLTIGGFFLIFETIIPAIICLLGVFGCMIYRSFQIDHGYHIHVSEIEETEARLREARRREREAVSHES; this is encoded by the coding sequence ATGAATTTTCCATGGGATCAATTACTCGTTCACGGTAACTGGATGATCACAATGGCACAAATTGGTGCCCCATTTATGATTATCGCTTTAGTGGCAGTAATTACGTACTTTAAATTATGGAAATATCTATACAGAGAATGGTTCACATCTATTGACCATAAAAAAATCGGTGCTATGTATATCATCTGTGCTGTACTAATGTTCGTGCGTGGTGGTATTGATGCGTTATTAATTCGTACTCAATTAACATTACCAGACAACAAGTTTTTAGAGTCTAACCACTATAACGAAATCTTTAGTACACATGGTGTTATCATGATTATCTTTATGGCTATGCCATTTATCTTCGGATTATGGAACGTAGTAGTACCATTACAAATTGGTGCTCGAGACGTAGCCTTCCCTGTACTAAACAACGTAAGTTTCTGGTTATTCTTCTCAGGAATGTTACTGTTCAACTTATCATTTATCGTTGGTGGTTCTCCTGCAGCAGGTTGGACTAACTACGCACCTCTCGCAGGTGAGTTCAGTCCAGGACCAGGTGTTAACTACTATCTAGTAGCAATCCAGATTTCTGGTCTTGGTACATTAATGACGGGTATTAACTTCTTCGTTACTATCCTTAGATGTAAAACACCAACAATGAAATTTATGGAAATGCCAATGTTTACTGTGACGACTTTCATCACAGCTTTAATCGTTATTTTGGCTTTCCCAGTATTAACTGTTGCATTAGCATTATTCACAACTGATAGAATCTTTGACACTGCATTCTTCTCAGTTGCGCATGGTGGTATGCCAATGCTTTGGGCAAACTTCTTCTGGGTATGGGGGCACCCTGAGGTTTATATCGTTATCTTGCCGGCATTTGGTGTTTATTCAGAAATAATACCTACATTTGCTCGTAAACGTTTATTCGGCCATCAAAGTATGGTATGGGCTACAGCAGGTATTGCATTCTTAAGTTTCTTAGTTTGGGTTCACCATTTCTTTACTATGGGTAATGGTGCATTAATTAACTCATTCTTCTCAATTACAACTATGATGATTGGTATTCCTACCGGAGTTAAATTATTCAACTGGTTATTCACATTGTATCAAGGTAGAATATCATTCGAATCACCAATGCTTTGGGCATTAGCTTTCATCCCTAACTTCCTATTAGGTGGTGTTACGGGTGTCATGCTAGCAATGGCAGCAGCCGATTACCAATACCATAATACGTACTTCTTAGTGGCACACTTCCACTATACGCTTGTTACTGGTGTTGTATTCGCTTGTCTAGGTGGTTTAATTTACTGGTATCCTAAGATGACTGGTTATAAATTAAACGAAACATTAAACAAATGGTGTTTCTGGTTATTCATGATCGGATTTAACGTTTGTTTCTTACCACAATTCGTACTAGGTTTAGATGGTATGCCACGTCGTCTATACACTTATATGCCAGAAGATGGTTGGTGGTTACTAAACGTAATTTCAACTATCGGTGCCTTATTAATGGCGGTTGGCTTTATGTTCCTAGTAGCAAGTATCGTATACAGTCACTTCACTTCACCACGTGAAGCTACTGGTGACAACTGGGACGGTTTAGGTCGTACTTTAGAATGGTCTACGGCTTCAGCTATGCCTCCTAAATATAACTTTGCTATCACTCCAGATTGGAATGATTATGATACGTTTGTAAACATGAAAGAACATGGTCGTCACTACTTAGACAACCATAATTATTCAGAAATTCACATGCCTAACAACACGCCAGTCGGTTTCTGGATGGGTATCTTCTTAACAATCGGAGGTTTCTTCTTAATCTTCGAAACAATCATTCCAGCTATTATATGCCTATTAGGTGTATTCGGTTGTATGATTTATAGAAGTTTCCAAATCGATCACGGTTATCACATTCATGTATCTGAAATCGAAGAAACTGAAGCTAGACTACGTGAGGCACGTAGAAGAGAAAGGGAGGCTGTAAGTCATGAGTCATGA
- a CDS encoding LCP family protein: MNKIFKYFLILLSLLLVVAPIVFAIILFKTSQGAFENSFNNSDSARKSNLRDSKVNASKEPISILFLGIDENDNRKKNGQSTEHSRTDSMILSTLNTKKKQIRMLSIPRDTISYIPKVGYYDKITHAHAYGGPAASMDTVEATLNVPVDYYVRINMKAFVDAVDELGGIYFKVPYSISEPNMNDTGKTKVKKGYQKLNGEQALAVARTRHQDSDLKRGQRQMQLLKALFAKAQKSDSFNKLDDVIKIVGKNSKHNLSYKEIRALASVYLKKDVNLKTTQLKGKDDYLSGVYYYNPDIKNIKDTSNILRKDLNLPKITDKNDFLNQRVIDHYGDLVPQTEIDKSLLRKNQNDTTDDNDKNSSDNASSSDDSNNQSNGNDNNSNNQQNYDQSQQQQQGQPQQDQQQNQQQQQGQPQQDQQQNQQQQDQQQDQQQDQQQNGDPNQQQQQQPNADPNQQQAQY, from the coding sequence ATGAATAAAATTTTTAAATATTTTTTGATTTTACTTTCATTGCTATTAGTTGTTGCTCCGATAGTATTCGCTATTATTTTATTTAAAACTTCTCAAGGTGCTTTTGAGAACTCATTTAATAATAGCGATTCGGCGCGTAAATCAAATTTAAGAGATTCGAAAGTAAATGCATCAAAAGAACCTATTTCAATTTTGTTTTTAGGAATTGATGAAAATGACAACAGAAAAAAGAATGGTCAAAGTACAGAACATTCTAGAACAGATTCAATGATACTATCTACTTTAAACACTAAGAAAAAACAAATCAGAATGTTGAGTATCCCTCGTGATACTATCAGTTATATTCCTAAAGTTGGGTATTACGATAAAATTACACATGCTCACGCATATGGTGGCCCAGCAGCTTCAATGGACACGGTTGAAGCGACACTAAATGTTCCAGTAGATTACTATGTTAGAATTAACATGAAAGCTTTCGTTGATGCAGTAGATGAACTAGGTGGCATATATTTCAAAGTCCCTTATTCTATTAGTGAACCGAACATGAATGATACTGGTAAAACAAAAGTGAAAAAAGGTTACCAAAAATTAAATGGTGAACAAGCTTTAGCCGTAGCTAGAACTAGACATCAAGACTCCGACTTAAAACGTGGTCAGCGTCAAATGCAATTATTAAAAGCTTTATTTGCAAAAGCACAAAAATCTGATTCCTTTAATAAATTAGATGATGTTATTAAAATTGTTGGTAAAAATTCTAAACACAACTTAAGCTATAAAGAAATACGAGCATTAGCTTCTGTATATCTTAAAAAAGATGTTAATCTTAAAACAACTCAACTTAAAGGTAAAGACGATTACCTAAGTGGTGTTTATTATTACAATCCTGACATTAAAAACATCAAAGATACTTCTAACATATTAAGAAAAGATTTAAATTTACCAAAAATCACTGATAAAAATGATTTCTTAAACCAACGTGTTATTGATCATTATGGTGATTTAGTACCACAAACCGAAATTGATAAGAGTTTATTACGTAAAAATCAAAACGATACTACTGATGACAATGATAAAAATTCATCTGATAATGCATCTTCATCAGACGATAGCAATAATCAGTCAAACGGTAATGACAATAATAGTAATAACCAACAAAATTATGATCAAAGTCAGCAACAACAGCAAGGACAACCACAACAAGATCAGCAACAAAATCAGCAACAACAGCAAGGACAACCACAACAAGATCAGCAACAAAATCAGCAGCAACAAGACCAGCAACAAGATCAACAACAAGACCAACAGCAAAATGGCGATCCTAATCAACAACAGCAACAACAACCTAATGCTGATCCAAACCAACAACAAGCACAATATTAA
- the qoxC gene encoding cytochrome aa3 quinol oxidase subunit III, with protein sequence MSHDTNTIDSRSHEGNLNKLGFWIFLTAEFSLFGTLFATLLTLQHGGDYANQMTTELFELPLVLIMTFALLISSYTCGIAIYYMRKENQNLMMIWMIITVILGAVFVGFEIYEFSHYASEGVNPTIGSFWSSFFILLGTHGAHVSVGICWIICLLIQVAMRGLNKDNAPKLFIVSLYWHFLDVVWIFIFTAVYMIGMVYSG encoded by the coding sequence ATGAGTCATGATACAAACACTATTGATTCACGTTCACACGAAGGTAATCTGAATAAACTTGGCTTTTGGATATTCCTTACAGCTGAATTTTCATTGTTCGGTACGTTATTCGCAACGCTATTAACATTACAACATGGCGGTGACTATGCGAACCAAATGACTACTGAACTATTCGAATTACCTTTAGTACTTATTATGACATTTGCATTGTTAATCAGCTCATATACTTGTGGTATTGCCATTTATTATATGAGAAAAGAAAATCAAAACTTAATGATGATTTGGATGATTATTACTGTCATTCTTGGTGCAGTATTCGTTGGCTTCGAAATTTACGAATTTAGCCACTATGCATCAGAAGGCGTAAACCCAACTATTGGTTCTTTCTGGTCTAGTTTCTTTATCTTACTAGGCACACACGGAGCCCACGTATCAGTTGGTATTTGTTGGATTATTTGTTTATTAATTCAAGTAGCAATGCGTGGATTAAATAAAGACAATGCTCCAAAATTATTTATAGTAAGTTTATACTGGCACTTTTTAGATGTTGTGTGGATCTTCATCTTCACTGCCGTATATATGATAGGGATGGTGTATAGCGGATGA
- the qoxA gene encoding cytochrome aa3 quinol oxidase subunit II gives MSKFKSLLLLFGSLILLSGCSNVEVLNPKGPMASDSKFLIIYSIIFMLVIIAVVLIMFALFLIKYRLGNNKESGKMHHNSLIEAIWFIVPIIIVVALAIPTVKSLYQYEKPPEKKDDPLVVYATSAGYKWFFSYPDEKIETVNHLTIPKDRPVVFKLQSMDMMTSFWIPQLGGQKYAMTGMTMDWTLTADKTGTFRGRNSNFNGEGFARQTFDVHSVSQSKFNDWVKDAKKKKVLDQDTFDKQLLPTTENKNLTFSGTHMAFVDPAADPEYVFYAYKRYNYVQKDPNFNSEKQIKEDVLSKPDKPKRKPQITNANYERHGMKKMILRNNQPYNSEFKDNESHNMDEMEKISKGAKDKKASEIEKKDHEHGGGH, from the coding sequence GTGTCAAAATTTAAGTCTTTGCTTCTACTATTTGGCTCACTAATTTTACTTAGTGGTTGTTCTAATGTAGAAGTTTTAAACCCAAAAGGGCCAATGGCAAGCGACTCGAAGTTTTTGATTATCTATTCAATTATCTTCATGCTCGTAATTATTGCTGTTGTACTTATCATGTTCGCTTTATTCTTAATCAAGTATAGATTAGGTAATAATAAAGAATCTGGTAAGATGCATCACAATTCATTAATCGAAGCAATATGGTTTATTGTTCCAATTATAATTGTTGTTGCCTTAGCAATACCTACGGTCAAATCATTGTACCAATATGAAAAACCACCAGAGAAAAAGGACGACCCACTTGTAGTTTATGCAACAAGTGCTGGTTACAAATGGTTCTTTAGTTATCCAGATGAAAAAATTGAAACTGTTAACCATTTAACAATCCCTAAAGATCGTCCAGTCGTATTTAAACTCCAATCAATGGATATGATGACAAGCTTCTGGATTCCACAACTTGGTGGTCAAAAATACGCTATGACAGGTATGACTATGGATTGGACGTTAACAGCGGATAAAACTGGAACGTTTAGAGGTCGTAACTCAAACTTTAATGGTGAAGGATTTGCTCGACAAACATTCGATGTACATTCTGTAAGCCAAAGCAAGTTTAATGACTGGGTTAAAGATGCTAAGAAGAAAAAAGTATTAGATCAAGATACTTTCGACAAGCAACTTTTACCTACGACTGAAAACAAAAATCTAACTTTCAGTGGTACGCACATGGCATTTGTGGATCCGGCTGCTGATCCTGAGTACGTATTCTACGCTTATAAACGTTATAACTACGTACAAAAAGACCCTAACTTTAATAGTGAAAAACAAATTAAAGAAGACGTCTTAAGCAAACCGGACAAACCAAAACGTAAACCACAAATTACAAATGCTAACTATGAACGTCATGGTATGAAGAAAATGATTTTACGCAACAACCAACCATATAATAGTGAATTCAAAGATAATGAATCACATAATATGGATGAAATGGAAAAAATCTCTAAAGGAGCTAAAGATAAAAAAGCTTCTGAAATTGAGAAAAAAGACCATGAACATGGAGGTGGACATTAA
- a CDS encoding DUF2538 family protein, with protein sequence MTRKTYDKLAHINGMFNVLEQQIIHSKDMALFRNEFFYVNHEHRENYEALRIYYKDSDANPVVDGACYIVALPEIFDKVDVFESELPFSWVYDQNGITDTMQQISVPIQYLIAAALEVTDVNLFTPSGFTMGMNNWNIAQMRIFWQYTAIIRKEAQ encoded by the coding sequence ATGACGCGAAAAACTTACGATAAATTAGCTCATATAAATGGTATGTTCAATGTTTTAGAACAACAAATAATTCACAGTAAAGATATGGCACTTTTTAGAAACGAGTTTTTCTATGTAAACCATGAACATCGTGAAAATTATGAAGCGCTACGTATTTATTATAAAGATAGTGATGCAAATCCAGTCGTTGATGGTGCTTGCTATATTGTCGCTTTACCTGAAATTTTTGATAAAGTTGATGTTTTTGAATCTGAATTACCTTTTTCATGGGTTTATGATCAAAACGGTATAACTGATACAATGCAACAAATTAGTGTGCCAATTCAATATTTAATTGCCGCTGCTCTAGAAGTAACAGATGTTAATTTATTTACACCATCTGGATTTACTATGGGAATGAATAATTGGAACATTGCACAAATGCGAATCTTTTGGCAATATACAGCTATAATTCGTAAAGAGGCACAATAA
- a CDS encoding serine hydrolase domain-containing protein: protein MPKTNVINKQQQISHNKKEEKRLKTVFDAQDTQDQEIDDYLQQAKFNGSVAVFHNGKIKFNKGYGIKNFQNNEHNSANTMYLIGSSQKFFTGIMLKKLVDEGKINMSNPVSNYIPWFTTTKPIPLTDLMLHKSGLFKYKGSTSFHNLDDAVHAIQQRGIQEGFYKRHRYNDGNYLVLAKVIESVLNKPYAKVFNETIVHKYKLHHTAFYDDPNAQNDMAIGYKKVNNQPQLMDPVLLNQYYGAGNLYMAPYDMGKFIVDLQRNRVFPENQTQPYIKESKTKRYPDAYRYGFYSYKDKNRINGGFYGHVFTCYFNDKYIVVVGTNYENPSVKNEAVIKHIYNNILKQGGDYNQVGHTY, encoded by the coding sequence ATGCCAAAGACAAATGTAATTAACAAACAACAACAAATTTCGCACAATAAAAAAGAAGAGAAGCGATTAAAAACAGTTTTCGATGCACAAGACACACAAGATCAGGAAATAGACGATTACTTGCAACAAGCAAAATTTAATGGTTCAGTAGCCGTTTTTCATAATGGCAAAATTAAATTTAACAAAGGTTATGGTATCAAAAACTTCCAAAATAACGAACATAACAGTGCTAATACGATGTATCTTATTGGCTCTTCTCAAAAGTTCTTTACTGGAATTATGTTAAAGAAATTAGTAGATGAAGGAAAAATTAATATGAGTAACCCTGTTTCGAATTACATTCCATGGTTCACAACTACTAAACCAATACCATTAACTGATTTAATGTTGCATAAAAGTGGATTGTTTAAATATAAAGGATCAACGAGTTTCCATAATTTAGATGATGCGGTGCACGCTATACAACAAAGAGGCATTCAAGAAGGCTTTTATAAACGTCATCGCTATAATGACGGTAATTATCTAGTACTAGCAAAGGTTATTGAATCTGTGTTGAATAAACCTTATGCAAAAGTATTTAACGAAACTATTGTACATAAATATAAACTTCATCATACTGCATTTTATGATGATCCGAACGCACAAAATGATATGGCTATTGGTTATAAAAAAGTTAATAATCAACCTCAATTAATGGATCCTGTATTATTAAACCAATATTATGGTGCAGGAAACTTATATATGGCTCCTTATGACATGGGTAAATTTATTGTAGATTTACAACGTAATCGTGTTTTTCCAGAAAATCAAACCCAGCCTTATATAAAAGAAAGTAAAACAAAAAGATATCCAGACGCGTATCGATATGGTTTTTATTCTTATAAGGATAAAAATAGAATAAATGGTGGTTTTTATGGACACGTATTTACTTGTTATTTTAACGATAAATATATAGTAGTGGTTGGCACTAATTATGAAAATCCATCAGTGAAAAATGAAGCTGTAATCAAACATATTTACAACAATATTTTGAAACAAGGTGGAGATTATAATCAAGTAGGGCATACCTATTAA
- a CDS encoding GNAT family N-acetyltransferase, with translation MFKVVENHTELEQAYDIRKKVFVNEQGVPVENELDNYEEVATHIIGYDTDNSPIATARFRPFGEGVKIERVAVIKEQRKSGIGKVLMRFIEQVAQQSGYEKLILNAQIQAQPFYDNLGYSPIGEIFMEENIEHIKMTKSL, from the coding sequence ATGTTTAAAGTAGTTGAAAATCATACAGAATTGGAACAAGCATACGACATTAGAAAAAAAGTTTTCGTTAACGAACAAGGTGTTCCTGTAGAAAATGAATTGGATAATTATGAAGAAGTTGCAACACATATTATAGGATATGACACGGATAACTCGCCTATTGCGACTGCTAGATTTCGCCCTTTTGGTGAAGGCGTCAAAATTGAACGTGTAGCAGTAATAAAAGAACAAAGGAAATCAGGAATCGGTAAAGTGTTAATGCGATTTATTGAACAGGTAGCACAACAATCTGGCTATGAAAAATTAATTTTAAACGCTCAAATTCAAGCCCAACCCTTTTATGATAATCTAGGTTACTCACCTATCGGAGAAATTTTCATGGAAGAAAATATTGAACATATTAAAATGACCAAGTCCCTTTAA
- a CDS encoding phospho-sugar mutase gives MKQQWLDKLDESLVKPFYEQQSESQIEEGFNNTLSFGTAGIRSTFGIGPGRLNAFTVRKVALGFANYLKNNCKRPIVVIHFDTRHLSKAFCNEMATVLASNGIQTIISNSYKSTPELSFAVRHLQANAGIMITASHNPKNYNGIKVYNHEGGQLLPEDSEILSTYINSIDKPLDIPKGDFNQLIAEGTIEYLNDEVTNSYKQAVKNLVGKIEQDNVKVVLTSLHGTSLPLLSDILNDLDYNNYVIEQEQSIPDGDFPSVTSANPEEVEAFDKGIDLARQTDAKLVIATDPDADRFGFVEIDDNQNYHYFNGNEIGLILMKLRYQDLIVEDSDLYIIKSIVTSEMAQRLAESLNVAVNNVLTGFKYISDLLSQKEASSEKLLLAFEESHGYLAQSISRDKDAIQMVPLIIKYKNLLAQNGLSFKEILDDIYNNIGHFKDKTIAPMFEGQEGNAKIERIMQQFRQEDNKLATICGLNIRQIEDYEKGSLIDKESETDSQLDLPKTNLIRFIFDEGFIALRPSGTEPKIKLYFSLNVENIDDISQQFVKTFIE, from the coding sequence ATGAAACAACAATGGCTAGATAAATTAGACGAAAGCTTAGTTAAACCTTTTTATGAACAACAATCCGAATCTCAAATTGAGGAAGGATTTAATAATACACTTTCTTTTGGTACTGCAGGTATACGTAGCACTTTTGGAATAGGACCAGGTAGACTAAATGCCTTTACTGTCAGAAAAGTGGCGTTAGGTTTCGCAAATTATTTAAAAAATAATTGTAAACGACCTATAGTAGTTATACACTTTGACACGCGACATCTGTCTAAAGCATTTTGTAATGAAATGGCAACAGTGTTAGCTTCTAATGGTATTCAAACTATTATATCTAATAGTTATAAATCAACGCCCGAATTATCTTTTGCAGTTAGGCATTTACAAGCCAATGCAGGCATTATGATTACTGCGAGTCACAATCCTAAAAATTATAATGGAATCAAAGTATATAATCACGAAGGTGGCCAACTGTTACCAGAAGATTCAGAAATACTTAGTACATACATTAACAGTATAGATAAGCCATTAGACATACCTAAAGGCGATTTCAATCAATTAATCGCTGAAGGTACAATTGAATATTTAAATGATGAGGTAACAAATAGTTATAAACAAGCAGTAAAAAATTTAGTAGGTAAAATCGAACAAGATAATGTGAAAGTTGTGTTGACCAGCTTACATGGTACGAGCTTACCTTTACTTAGTGATATTCTGAATGATTTAGACTACAACAATTATGTTATTGAACAAGAGCAATCGATACCAGATGGTGATTTTCCAAGTGTAACGAGCGCTAATCCGGAAGAAGTAGAAGCTTTTGATAAAGGTATAGACTTAGCACGACAAACTGATGCTAAGTTAGTCATTGCAACTGATCCAGATGCAGACCGTTTCGGCTTTGTAGAAATTGATGATAACCAAAATTATCATTATTTTAATGGAAATGAAATAGGCTTGATTTTAATGAAACTTAGATACCAGGATTTAATTGTCGAAGACTCCGATTTATATATTATTAAATCGATAGTAACAAGTGAAATGGCACAAAGGCTTGCTGAATCACTTAATGTAGCAGTTAATAATGTATTAACAGGTTTTAAATATATTTCAGATTTATTATCTCAGAAAGAAGCATCTTCAGAAAAATTACTGTTAGCGTTTGAAGAAAGTCACGGTTATTTAGCACAGTCAATTTCTAGAGATAAAGATGCAATTCAAATGGTACCTTTAATTATTAAATATAAAAATTTATTAGCTCAAAACGGTTTATCTTTTAAAGAAATATTAGACGATATTTATAACAATATTGGTCATTTTAAAGATAAAACAATAGCACCTATGTTTGAAGGTCAAGAAGGTAATGCTAAGATTGAACGCATTATGCAACAATTTAGACAAGAGGATAATAAATTAGCTACGATATGTGGTCTAAACATTCGTCAAATTGAAGATTATGAAAAAGGAAGCTTAATAGATAAAGAAAGTGAAACAGACTCTCAGCTTGATTTACCTAAGACTAATTTAATTAGATTTATATTTGACGAAGGTTTTATTGCCTTAAGACCCTCTGGAACAGAGCCAAAAATTAAATTATATTTCTCATTAAATGTAGAAAATATAGACGACATTTCACAACAATTTGTTAAAACTTTTATTGAATAA
- the rihC gene encoding ribonucleoside hydrolase RihC yields the protein MKQPIIIDTDPGIDDAAAISIALNNPQFDVKMISTVNGNVGVEKTTANALKLTNYFNSDVPVHRGASHPLISDIVSASDVHGESGMDGYLFPEVDLDTLASNNAVLAMYETLKNSTEPITIIPIGPLTNIALLLKTFPEVKDNIKEIVMMGGSAGRGNVTPTAEFNFYCDPEAARIVFNSGLPLTMIGLDVARSSTLVHAKIDKLKSLNETGDMLHQLFSHYRGDDFEYGINIYDAYTMLYLLHPESFEVAEALVEIETDSTLTRGASATDFKSPYPNSTIVLSIDTDEFEKLLFEALAHCK from the coding sequence ATGAAACAACCAATTATTATTGATACTGATCCAGGTATAGATGACGCCGCTGCGATTAGTATCGCCTTAAACAACCCTCAATTTGATGTCAAAATGATATCAACTGTTAATGGTAATGTAGGCGTAGAAAAAACGACTGCAAATGCCTTGAAGCTAACAAACTATTTTAATAGTGATGTACCCGTACATCGAGGCGCATCTCACCCACTAATCTCAGATATTGTTAGTGCAAGTGATGTTCATGGTGAATCCGGTATGGATGGTTACTTATTTCCAGAAGTTGATTTAGATACCCTTGCGTCTAATAATGCTGTGCTTGCTATGTATGAAACGTTAAAAAATAGTACGGAGCCTATTACTATCATCCCTATCGGTCCGTTAACAAATATTGCCTTGTTGTTAAAAACTTTTCCAGAAGTTAAAGATAATATTAAAGAAATAGTAATGATGGGTGGTAGCGCTGGCAGAGGTAACGTTACGCCGACTGCTGAGTTTAATTTCTACTGTGACCCTGAAGCAGCGCGAATTGTTTTTAATTCAGGTTTACCATTAACTATGATTGGACTTGATGTGGCACGTAGTTCAACGTTAGTACATGCTAAAATTGATAAATTGAAATCATTAAATGAAACTGGCGATATGTTACACCAGTTGTTTTCACATTATCGTGGTGATGATTTCGAATACGGTATAAATATTTACGATGCATATACGATGTTATATTTATTACATCCAGAAAGTTTTGAAGTAGCAGAAGCATTAGTAGAAATTGAAACGGATAGTACACTTACTCGTGGTGCTAGTGCCACCGATTTTAAATCTCCTTATCCTAATAGCACAATCGTGTTATCAATAGATACTGATGAATTTGAAAAATTATTATTCGAAGCATTAGCACACTGTAAATAA
- the qoxD gene encoding cytochrome aa3 quinol oxidase subunit IV, whose protein sequence is MNTIVKHTVGFIASIVLTLLAVFVTLYTSLTLNAKITIIFGFAFVQAAVQLLMFMHLTEGKDGNLQSFKVIFAIIITLIIIIGTYWVMQGGHSHHL, encoded by the coding sequence ATGAATACTATAGTTAAACATACAGTAGGCTTTATTGCCTCTATCGTTCTGACACTCTTAGCAGTTTTCGTAACTCTATACACATCATTGACGTTAAACGCAAAAATTACGATTATTTTTGGCTTTGCTTTTGTTCAAGCTGCTGTACAATTATTAATGTTCATGCACTTAACTGAAGGTAAAGATGGTAACTTACAAAGTTTCAAAGTAATATTCGCGATTATCATTACGTTAATAATCATTATAGGTACTTATTGGGTAATGCAAGGCGGACACTCTCATCACCTATAA